From the genome of Leishmania major strain Friedlin complete genome, chromosome 35:
TCACCGCGTCTGACGGTAACGCAGGAGCGAATCGTGATGGATTCGTCGCTACAGGAGGGGTCGCAGAACATCGACGCCCAAAGCCTCTCGACCGAGCCTGGGAAGATTGCGCCGTGTAAGCTCGGCACCATCACCGATCCTTTGGAGCTTGCGGTCGTCTTTGACCCCTACCTGAACGCTGGCAACCGAGTGGCCGGCGTGGACGTTTACCAACGCATGGATGAGTTCATTATGCACCTGTttggcggcagtggtgaaGCCAATCTTGTCCCGGCCGCTGGAGGCAGCAACGCTGCCCTGAAGGAGGTGATCGTGGTGGGCCACAGCGGATACTTCCGCAACTTCTTTCGTCGCTTTCTCCCACCGCATTCCACTCACATCTCTAAGAAGCGCAAGATGCAAAACTGCGCCGTGGTAGCGTTTGAACTGACACGTGCCGAAACCAGCGGCGAGGTTGCCGTGGAGGAGTCAACGCTAAAGGTGTTGTACAAGGGATTCGCGTAAAAAAAAACGTAAAAAACCGTTGCGCTCTCCCTTGTTACGCCTACGCGCAGTTGGCGGAAAAGATGTTTGGGGTGGAGGAACAGAGGTTGCAGTGGCACGTTTTCGTTGCGTTGCCGGCTTCTCTTGGTGGTGCGGGTGCCCAAGCTGCACACTCCCGCCTAAGCATCcgttttctctttctcttttaGCCTCG
Proteins encoded in this window:
- a CDS encoding conserved hypothetical protein (previous protein_id=AAZ14704.1), which codes for MFFWMVVALLVAIAIVMTPAGKLAAAKCQLYAHGVVFMVKAEDLPKAYSGTNYIRMNTVGDGTGGKRVIRVIFIRHGQSVWNSLFNSCNLRLPVRAAKAAAREFTDFFTNPFGSCIIDSPLSSKGKREAQDLANFMRTAKTKISFDPTTSVVVSSNLRRAMETALIGVSPRLTVTQERIVMDSSLQEGSQNIDAQSLSTEPGKIAPCKLGTITDPLELAVVFDPYLNAGNRVAGVDVYQRMDEFIMHLFGGSGEANLVPAAGGSNAALKEVIVVGHSGYFRNFFRRFLPPHSTHISKKRKMQNCAVVAFELTRAETSGEVAVEESTLKVLYKGFA